The proteins below are encoded in one region of Candidatus Zixiibacteriota bacterium:
- a CDS encoding glycoside hydrolase family 57 protein — MSENTKLKVAFLWHMHQPLYLHPEQNSFMMPWVRFHGLKDYLDMPLLAAQYPTLKMTFNLVPSLLDQIEMYGEGYTDRHLELSRKTGRSLTLDEKKEILLSFFSAPPATMIEPYPRYRQLYRKKESCGADTNLAAEIFSSTEWRDLQVWSNLVWIDPMFRRESPVRELFEKGRDFSDEDRDALLDYQLALLKRIVPTYKQLFQEGKIDISFTPYYHPILPLLVDQESAKEAMPNMTLPKNPFRYPEDAVWHLQESRRRFREIFETEAEGIWPSEGSVSEEVLRLIGSAGFRWAATDEDILYQSLGKSGLEPRRFSPHTVYAFQDAPDLRLFFRDRGLSDKLGFVYSNWNAEKATADFMLHLSRIREVLSGKLSSSVIPIILDGENAWEYYPNDGHDFLERLFDTLSRDERFQVVSFADAAADIKPTLLPKIFAGSWINHNFKIWIGHYEDNTAWDLVYDARKTLSEFQARQPQFSKEKLAAAWKQLYIAEGSDWYWWFGDEHIGAHNSDFDRLFRLHLSAVYKIIGAAPPPALAQPIHRARTESFISLPEALVTPQIDGALTHYYEWSGAGHYDCSRAGGAMHRADRLFSDIYFAYDHEHFYIRLDFTSKIELVDSRQGRILIEFKNSGVKEMPLMKTAFRDEGDFRFSIKNLLEAAFTRTALLKEGYGKIEFYVSFHQGNQLIERWPLDDPIVVNIPEREREIFWQV, encoded by the coding sequence ATGTCGGAGAATACGAAACTCAAAGTTGCCTTTCTCTGGCATATGCATCAGCCCCTTTATCTTCATCCCGAACAGAATAGTTTTATGATGCCCTGGGTCCGCTTCCACGGACTCAAAGATTATCTCGATATGCCCCTTCTGGCGGCGCAATACCCCACCCTCAAAATGACCTTCAATCTGGTGCCGTCGCTTCTCGACCAGATTGAAATGTACGGAGAGGGGTACACCGACCGGCACCTCGAACTTAGTCGCAAGACGGGGAGAAGCCTTACCCTTGATGAAAAGAAAGAGATTCTGCTCTCATTCTTCTCGGCACCACCGGCGACCATGATTGAGCCGTATCCGCGCTATCGTCAATTGTATCGCAAAAAGGAAAGTTGCGGCGCCGACACCAATCTCGCCGCCGAAATCTTCTCTTCGACCGAATGGCGCGACCTGCAGGTCTGGTCAAACCTGGTCTGGATTGACCCAATGTTTCGCCGGGAATCGCCGGTGCGGGAACTGTTCGAAAAGGGCCGCGATTTCAGCGATGAAGACCGAGACGCCCTCCTCGATTACCAGCTGGCGCTTCTTAAACGAATTGTGCCGACTTACAAACAGCTATTCCAGGAAGGGAAGATAGATATCTCTTTTACCCCGTATTATCATCCCATCCTGCCGCTTCTGGTGGACCAGGAATCTGCCAAGGAAGCGATGCCCAATATGACCCTTCCGAAAAATCCCTTTCGCTACCCCGAGGATGCCGTCTGGCATCTTCAGGAGTCGCGACGGCGATTCCGCGAGATTTTTGAAACGGAAGCGGAGGGAATCTGGCCCTCGGAAGGCTCCGTGTCGGAGGAAGTCCTTCGGTTAATCGGCTCCGCCGGGTTCCGCTGGGCGGCAACCGACGAAGATATCCTGTATCAGTCGCTGGGGAAATCGGGACTGGAGCCGCGCCGCTTTTCGCCCCATACCGTTTACGCCTTCCAGGATGCCCCCGACCTGAGACTTTTCTTTCGCGACCGGGGACTTTCTGATAAACTCGGTTTTGTCTACTCCAACTGGAACGCCGAAAAGGCGACGGCTGATTTCATGCTCCATCTGTCAAGAATCCGCGAGGTCCTCTCCGGAAAACTGAGTTCCTCCGTGATTCCGATTATTCTGGACGGCGAAAACGCCTGGGAATATTACCCTAATGACGGTCATGACTTCCTGGAAAGACTGTTCGACACACTCTCTCGTGACGAGCGCTTCCAGGTGGTTTCCTTTGCTGATGCCGCCGCCGACATTAAACCGACCCTTTTGCCGAAGATATTCGCCGGTTCTTGGATAAATCATAACTTTAAAATCTGGATTGGACACTACGAAGACAATACCGCCTGGGACCTTGTCTATGATGCGCGTAAGACATTGAGCGAGTTTCAGGCGCGCCAGCCGCAGTTCTCAAAAGAGAAACTGGCCGCGGCATGGAAACAACTTTATATCGCCGAAGGGTCCGATTGGTACTGGTGGTTTGGCGATGAGCATATCGGCGCGCACAACAGCGACTTCGACCGCCTCTTTCGCCTGCATTTGAGCGCCGTTTACAAAATAATCGGCGCCGCGCCCCCGCCGGCCCTGGCGCAGCCGATTCATCGAGCCCGCACCGAGTCGTTTATCAGCCTGCCGGAAGCGCTGGTGACGCCCCAAATCGATGGCGCCTTGACACATTATTATGAATGGAGCGGCGCCGGTCATTACGATTGCTCGCGCGCCGGCGGCGCCATGCACCGCGCCGACCGCCTCTTTAGCGATATCTACTTCGCCTACGACCATGAACACTTCTACATTCGGCTTGACTTTACATCTAAAATTGAATTAGTTGACTCTCGACAAGGCAGAATCCTGATTGAATTCAAAAATTCGGGAGTGAAAGAAATGCCTTTGATGAAAACTGCTTTCAGGGATGAAGGCGATTTCCGTTTCTCAATAAAAAA